In Myxococcales bacterium, the sequence CGGGGACGCTTTGCGTCACCGGCTGAGACTATCATGCACGCCGGCATGCGCCTCGGTGACATCGAAAACCTGCTGAACAACTTCGCGCCGCCTCTTGAAGCGGAGCCTTGGGACAACGTCGGGCTCTTGGTCGGCGATCGCGAGGCGGCCGTCGACGTCGTGCTTTTTACCGTCGACTACACGGACGCTGTGGCCGCAGAGGCTCGCGCGCTCGGAGCTGGGCTCGTCGTCGCTTACCACCCCCCGATCTTCTCGCCTCTGAAGCGGCTCGACGAGGCGAGCCCCGTCTTCCGCGCCATCCGCGAAGGCGTGGCCCTCTACAGTCCGCACACGGCGCTCGACGTCGTCGCGGGTGGGACCAACGATCTGCTCGCCGACGCGTTGCAGCTCACGGACCGCACACCGCTCCGTCCGAGGACGTCGCGAAGTGGAGACGGTACGGTCGTCGGTCTTGGCCGCATAGGGCGCCTGCCCGAGGCGATTTCGCGTCCCGCCGCGCTGCTCGCGCTCAAACGCGCGCTCGGCGTGGAGCATGCGCTCCTCGCGGGCCCCCACGACGGTGACGTCACACGAGTTGCCGTCGGCGCTGGCGCTTGCGGCGACCTGTACAAAGATGCCATCGCCGCCGGCGCCGAGCTCTACGTGACCGGCGAGATGCGCCATCACGACGCGTTGGCGTGCGCCGCCGCGGGCCTGACGGTCGTGTGCATGCTGCACTCCAACTCGGAGCGCGCCGCCGTTCGCGCCTACGCCGAGCGCGTCCTTGCTTCCGCCGCGGGCCTCCGCGCGCTCGTGAGCACGGTCGATCGCGACCCCTTTCGCTTCGCGTAGACCGGCTCCTGGCCGCTAGCCGCGTTCGACGTACGCCGCGAGGCGCGCGACACCTTCGGCGAAGGTCGCCGGTGGCGTGAGCAGGCTCAAGACGAAGACGGGCTCCATGGCGAAGTCGTAGAAGGCGCCGGGCTGCGCGAGGACGTCGGCGTCTTCGAGGAGGCCCAAGAGCCACTCCTCTTCGCTGCGGGTCTTCGGCAGACGCAAGGTCGCGCACCAACCGCCCTCCGCTCGCAGCAACGTCATGGAGGAGCCATCGAGCTCGCCCCTCAGGTGGGCGTAGTTGGCTCGCGTACGGGCTCGGATGGCGTCTCGTGTGACGACCCCCGCCGCGAGGAGCGCCGGCACGGCGACCTGCACCGGCGTGCTCGCCGACAGGTACGCGTCGCACACGATTTCGAGGCGCTCGGTGGTTTCACGCACGCTCGCGGCGGG encodes:
- a CDS encoding Nif3-like dinuclear metal center hexameric protein gives rise to the protein MRLGDIENLLNNFAPPLEAEPWDNVGLLVGDREAAVDVVLFTVDYTDAVAAEARALGAGLVVAYHPPIFSPLKRLDEASPVFRAIREGVALYSPHTALDVVAGGTNDLLADALQLTDRTPLRPRTSRSGDGTVVGLGRIGRLPEAISRPAALLALKRALGVEHALLAGPHDGDVTRVAVGAGACGDLYKDAIAAGAELYVTGEMRHHDALACAAAGLTVVCMLHSNSERAAVRAYAERVLASAAGLRALVSTVDRDPFRFA